Genomic segment of Streptomyces alboniger:
GCTTCTCGGGCTTCTCAGGCTTCTTCGATTTGTCGGCCTTCGTCTTTTTCGTCTTTGGCACATCTCCAGGGTATGCGGGCGGTGGGCCGCCCGAGGCCAGACGAGCGCCCCATGCGGCGTAGCGTTCCGTACATGAGACTCGGTGTCCTCGACGTGGGGTCGAACACGGTGCATCTGCTCGTGGTCGACGCCCATCCCGGCGCGCGCCCCCTGCCCGCGCACTCCCACAAGGCCGATCTGCGCCTGGCCCAACTGCTCGACCCCGCGGGGGCGATCGGCCCCCAGGGCGTCGACCGGCTGGTCGCCACCGTCCGCGAGGCGGCGGAGGCCGCCGAGGACAAGGGCGTGGAGGAGATGCTGCCGTTCGCCACCTCCGCGGTGCGCGAGGCGACCAACGCCGACGAGGTGCTGGCCCGGGTCAGAGAGGAGACCGGCGTCGACCTCCAGGTGCTGTCCGGCGAGGACGAGGCCAGGCTCACGTTCCTCGCCGCCCGGCGCTGGTTCGGCTGGTCCGCGGGCAAGCTGCTCGTCCTGGACATCGGCGGCGGGTCGCTGGAGATCGCGTACGGCATGGACGAGGAGCCGGACTGCGCGGTCAGTCTGCCGCTCGGCGCCGGGCGTCTCACGTCCGCCTGGCTGCCCTCCGACCCGGCGGACCCCTCGGACGTGAAGGCGCTGCGGCGGCACGTGCGCGCCCAGATCGCCCGCACGGTCGGGGAGTTCGCCCGCTTCGGCGCACCCGACCACATCGTGGCGACGTCGAAGACGTTCAAGCAGCTCGCCCGCCTGGCCGGCGCGGCCCGCTCGGCGGAGGGCCTGCACGTCCAGCGCGAACTGAAGCACAAGTCCCTGGAGGACTGGGTGCCGCGGCTCGCCGCGATGACCACGCGCGAGCGCGCCGAGCTGCCCGGCGTCTCCGAGGGGCGGGCCGGACAGCTGCTCGCCGGGGCACTCGTCGCGGAGGGCGCGCTGGACCTCTTCGGGTGCGAGAGCGTGGAGATCTGCCCCTGGGCGCTGCGCGAGGGCGTGATCCTGCGGCGGCTCGACCACCTCCCCCCGACGCCGTGACCGGGCTCCATGAGGCCACCTCCCCGGCGCCGGGGCGCGGCCCGTACCCTGTCCCTCGTGGCAGAACCAGTGGTGCGCATCCCGGA
This window contains:
- a CDS encoding Ppx/GppA phosphatase family protein, with translation MRLGVLDVGSNTVHLLVVDAHPGARPLPAHSHKADLRLAQLLDPAGAIGPQGVDRLVATVREAAEAAEDKGVEEMLPFATSAVREATNADEVLARVREETGVDLQVLSGEDEARLTFLAARRWFGWSAGKLLVLDIGGGSLEIAYGMDEEPDCAVSLPLGAGRLTSAWLPSDPADPSDVKALRRHVRAQIARTVGEFARFGAPDHIVATSKTFKQLARLAGAARSAEGLHVQRELKHKSLEDWVPRLAAMTTRERAELPGVSEGRAGQLLAGALVAEGALDLFGCESVEICPWALREGVILRRLDHLPPTP